In Silene latifolia isolate original U9 population chromosome 3, ASM4854445v1, whole genome shotgun sequence, a single window of DNA contains:
- the LOC141646192 gene encoding uncharacterized protein LOC141646192: MACDLLIDFVKKGVLPDGFDSSDLIERLCCESNVGRALEVVDEMWKKEKAPSFIACSTLIEGLRKFQRLEEALTLTEKMLKEGILLDSVTFNCLLQDAGHLGRTAEGDRLRLLASSKGLAADAMTFKILVSGYTMEGKIKEGERLVEEMLDREYLPDIASYNRLMDGLHRKKIELDHDKKF; encoded by the coding sequence ATGGCATGTGATCTGCTGATCGACTTTGTGAAGAAAGGGGTTTTGCCTGACGGGTTTGATAGCTCTGACTTAATTGAGAGGCTTTGTTGTGAATCCAATGTGGGTAGAGCACTAGAGGTCGTCGACGAGATGTGGAAGAAAGAAAAAGCTCCTAGCTTCATTGCCTGTAGCACCTTAATAGAAGGTTTGAGGAAATTTCAGAGGTTAGAAGAGGCGCTGACATTGACTGAGAAGATGCTAAAAGAGGGCATTCTTTTGGATAGCGTGACATTTAACTGTCTTCTTCAAGATGCCGGTCATCTAGGAAGAACTGCTGAAGGTGACAGATTGAGATTGCTGGCTTCCAGCAAGGGTTTAGCTGCCGATGCAATGACATTTAAGATATTAGTTTCTGGTTACACAATGGAAGGTAAAATAAAAGAGGGTGAGCGCCTGGTTGAAGAGATGCTGGATAGAGAATACCTTCCTGATATTGCCTCCTATAACAGATTGATGGATGGCCTGCACAGAAAAAAAATCGAGCTAGATCACGATAAAAAATTTTGA